One window of Sardina pilchardus chromosome 2, fSarPil1.1, whole genome shotgun sequence genomic DNA carries:
- the LOC134102526 gene encoding neuritin-like, producing the protein MGLSLASKFILLLLFLELIASRPDSVDAAGACDAVFKGFSNCLLNLGENMVNYPQALNDRENLQTLCSYWDDFHSCATTALADCQEGATEIWEQLKQQSRSFNFEGSLFELCAGNSRAFKHSLSYGVTIMFTALSPLVTWLSY; encoded by the exons ATGGGACTAAGTTTGGCCAGTAAATTTATCTTATTACTCCTTTTTTTGGAACTGATAG CCTCTAGGCCTGACTCGGTAGATGCTGCAGGGGCATGTGACGCGGTATTCAAGGGTTTCTCTAACTGCTTGCTAAACCTAGGGGAAAACATGGTCAACTACCCTCAGGCCCTCAACGACAGAGAAAACCTTCAGACCCTCTGCTC GTATTGGGATGACTTTCACTCTTGTGCCACCACAGCACTCGCTGATTGCCAAGAGGGTGCAACTGAGATCTGGGAGCAACTTAAACAGCAATCCAGGAGTTTTAACTTTGAGGGGAGCCTATTTGAACTGTGTGCAGGAAACAGCAGGGCATTTAAACATAGCTTGTCTTATGGAGTAACGATAATGTTTACAGCTCTTTCCCCACTGGTGACATGGCTTTCTTACTGA